The Faecalibacter sp. LW9 genome has a segment encoding these proteins:
- a CDS encoding phytoene desaturase family protein, with protein MSVTKVAVIGGGIAGLSAACYAAKKGYQVEVFEKNDTIGGRARQMKTPNGYTFDMGPSWYWMPEVMENFFQDFGYQSSDFYELINLNPQFEIIFENENVQVPANYDELKALFESYEKGSSTQLDRFMDKAKIKYKIGMEDFIEKPCHSWLEFFSFSILKSAVQLDILTDFRTYVSKYFKHPFLQSIMEFPVIFLGAAPQNIPAMYSLMNYGGYRLGTWYPMGGFFQLILAMEKIATQLGVKFYTNSPVERLITNGDKVEAIQVKGHMLYFDAIVGASDYHHLETLLDVKDRNYSQEYWEKKTFAPSCLIFYLGIQERIPHLKHHTLFFENELDQHINEIYTDKKWPSKPLFYVCCPSKTDPHVAPKNHENLFLLMPLAIGIEDREELREKYFDQMIIRIEKHTGMKDLKSKIDYKKSYCIQDFKTDYNAFGGNAYGLANTLNQTAILKPSIRNKKLKNLVYAGQLTVPGPGVPPSLISGKIAANQINLK; from the coding sequence ATGAGCGTAACTAAAGTTGCTGTTATTGGAGGAGGAATCGCTGGCTTATCTGCAGCATGCTACGCCGCTAAAAAAGGATATCAAGTTGAAGTATTCGAAAAGAATGATACAATAGGTGGTCGAGCAAGACAAATGAAAACACCAAATGGATATACTTTTGATATGGGACCTTCTTGGTATTGGATGCCCGAAGTGATGGAGAATTTTTTTCAGGATTTTGGTTACCAATCATCGGATTTCTATGAATTAATCAATCTTAATCCACAATTTGAAATCATTTTTGAAAATGAGAATGTGCAAGTTCCCGCAAATTACGATGAACTTAAAGCATTATTTGAGTCGTATGAAAAAGGATCTTCTACTCAATTGGATCGATTCATGGATAAAGCCAAAATTAAATATAAAATTGGCATGGAAGATTTCATTGAGAAGCCTTGTCATAGTTGGCTGGAATTTTTTTCTTTTTCCATCCTTAAAAGTGCAGTTCAACTGGATATTTTAACGGATTTCAGAACGTATGTTTCGAAATATTTTAAACATCCATTTTTACAATCCATTATGGAGTTTCCAGTGATATTTTTGGGTGCTGCCCCGCAAAATATACCAGCAATGTATTCATTAATGAATTATGGTGGATATCGTTTAGGCACTTGGTATCCGATGGGGGGATTTTTTCAACTGATTTTAGCGATGGAAAAAATTGCCACTCAATTAGGGGTGAAATTTTATACCAATTCTCCAGTGGAACGATTAATTACCAATGGAGATAAGGTGGAGGCCATCCAAGTGAAAGGACATATGTTGTATTTCGATGCTATAGTTGGTGCTTCAGATTATCATCATTTGGAAACCTTATTGGATGTAAAAGACCGAAATTATTCACAAGAATATTGGGAAAAGAAAACTTTTGCTCCTTCATGTTTAATTTTTTATTTGGGAATTCAGGAACGAATTCCTCATTTAAAACATCATACGTTATTCTTTGAAAACGAACTCGATCAACATATTAATGAAATTTATACCGATAAAAAATGGCCCTCAAAACCATTGTTTTATGTGTGTTGTCCTTCAAAAACAGATCCCCATGTCGCACCAAAAAATCATGAAAACTTATTCTTATTAATGCCTTTGGCCATTGGGATTGAAGATCGTGAAGAGTTGCGTGAAAAATATTTTGATCAAATGATTATTCGTATTGAAAAACATACGGGAATGAAAGATTTAAAATCTAAAATTGATTATAAAAAAAGTTATTGTATACAAGATTTTAAAACTGATTACAATGCCTTTGGAGGGAATGCCTATGGATTAGCCAATACCTTAAATCAAACGGCTATTTTAAAACCTTCTATTCGAAATAAAAAATTAAAAAATTTAGTATATGCAGGTCAACTTACAGTGCCAGGACCAGGTGTGCCACCTTCTTTAATATCAGGCAAAATTGCCGCAAACCAAATCAACCTAAAATAA
- a CDS encoding phytoene/squalene synthase family protein — protein sequence MKKLFDDISFKTSEVITKKYSTSFSMGIRALHPTLRHAIYAIYGYVRIADEIVDSFHGYDQRRLLDELEQETKMALDRKISLNPVINCFQEVVHQYDIEYQLIDQFLKSMKMDLQKLEYNSDLYKEYILGSAEVVGLMCLHVFVEGNKDKYDELKPYAMKLGSAFQKINFLRDLKDDYHVLGLTYFPEVDLTQFNDGIKKSIEADIREEFHEALVGIKKLPITSRFGVYLAYKYYYSLFNKIQSTPAQRILNERIRIPDSRKVSMLLGCYLNYKIANTIQ from the coding sequence ATGAAAAAATTATTTGATGATATCTCATTTAAGACCAGTGAAGTAATTACTAAAAAATACAGCACAAGTTTTTCCATGGGAATTCGAGCATTGCATCCTACGTTGCGTCATGCGATATATGCGATTTATGGATATGTACGTATTGCAGACGAAATTGTCGATAGTTTTCATGGTTACGATCAGCGCCGATTATTGGATGAATTAGAACAGGAAACAAAAATGGCTTTGGATCGTAAAATTTCTTTAAATCCAGTAATCAATTGTTTTCAAGAAGTGGTGCATCAATATGATATTGAGTATCAATTGATCGATCAATTTCTGAAAAGTATGAAAATGGATCTTCAGAAATTGGAATACAATAGCGATTTATACAAGGAATATATTTTAGGATCGGCAGAAGTGGTTGGTTTAATGTGTTTACATGTATTTGTGGAAGGAAACAAAGATAAATACGATGAATTAAAACCATATGCGATGAAATTAGGGTCAGCGTTTCAAAAGATTAATTTTTTACGCGACTTAAAAGATGATTACCATGTGTTAGGCCTTACGTATTTCCCAGAAGTAGATTTGACACAATTTAATGATGGAATTAAAAAATCGATTGAAGCGGATATAAGAGAAGAATTTCATGAGGCTTTGGTCGGAATTAAAAAGTTACCAATTACCTCTCGATTTGGTGTATATTTAGCATATAAATATTATTATTCATTGTTTAATAAGATTCAATCGACACCTGCACAAAGGATATTGAATGAACGAATTCGTATTCCTGATTCAAGAAAAGTTTCCATGCTGCTGGGATGTTATTTAAATTATAAGATCGCAAATACGATTCAATGA